Within Conexibacter woesei DSM 14684, the genomic segment GCTGCACGGACGACTGCACGCGCGTCGCGGCGCTGCACCGCGACCCGCTCGCGCGGCACGCCGAGCGCTTCGAGATTGGCCTCGATCGCCCGCACGGCAGCGTTCGCGTCGTCGACGAAGGTGACGTGCGCGGCGCCGCGCGAGAGCGCCTCCAGGCCGAGCGCGCCGGAGCCCGCGAAGAGGTCGAGCACCCGCAGCCCGTCGAGCGGGCCGAGGATCGAGAACAGCGCTTCGCGCACGCGGTCGCTCGTCGGACGCGTCGCGTCGCCCTTCGGCGCGAGCAGGCGGCGACCGCCGTAGAGCCCTGCGACGATCCGCATCAGGCGGCGATCGGGGCCATCGCCTCGGGACCGAAGACGGCGGCGAGCGCGTCGCGCAGCAGCGCGTGCTCGGGCGCCTCCAACTCGGGATCGGCGGCCAGCAGCGCCTCGGCGCGCGCGTGCGCCCGCTCCAGCAGGTCCTCGTCGTCGGGCAGGATCGCGATCCGGTAGGCGACGTCGCCGTGCTGGCGGACGCCGACGATGTCGCCCTCGCGCCGCAGCTCGAGGTCGATCCGCGCCAGCTCGAAGCCGTCGCCGTGCTCGGCGAGCGCCTTCAGCCGCGCCGAGTCCCGCGGCCCGAACAGCAGGCACAGCGACGCGTGCTCGCCGCGGCCGATCCGCCCGCGCAGCTGGTGCAGCTGGGAGATCCCGTAGCGCTCGGCGTCCTCGACCAGCATCACGGTCGCGTTCGGGACGTCGATCCCGACCTCGATCACGGACGTCGCGACGAGCACGTCGGCGCCGCCGGCCGCGAACGCCGCCATCGCCTCCTGCTTCTCTCTCGGCCGCATCTGCCCATGCATCAGGACGACGCGGAAGTCCTTGAACTCGGTTCTGCGCAGCCGCTCGTACTCCTCGGTCGCCGCCTTCGCCTGCAGCGCCTCGGACTCCCCCACGAGCGGACAGACGACGAACGCCTGCCGCCCCTCGCGCAGCTCCTCGCGGATCCGCTCGTACGCCCGCTCGCGCGCTCTCTCGCCGCCTGCGACGAACGTCTCGATCGGCTGTCGGCCGCGCGGCAGCTCCCGCAGCGCGGTGTGGTCGAGGTCGC encodes:
- the rsmD gene encoding 16S rRNA (guanine(966)-N(2))-methyltransferase RsmD gives rise to the protein MRIVAGLYGGRRLLAPKGDATRPTSDRVREALFSILGPLDGLRVLDLFAGSGALGLEALSRGAAHVTFVDDANAAVRAIEANLEALGVPRERVAVQRRDARAVVRAARAARHEYDLVLLDPPYRLAPELGRELSPALAELIAADGRIVCESDRRAPLGLELPLTDERRYGDTLIRIHEPE